One window of the Nocardia huaxiensis genome contains the following:
- a CDS encoding NAD(P)-binding domain-containing protein, which yields MSDASGRRGQPPRALGSPRPRIGVLGAGAVGGTLARKLARARYPTRIANSGTPSALAGEFAGEPGVVATSAEELAHEVDLIFLAVPYRAIPALARTVFRDPDGPSVIDAGNYRPERDGPLAGLDADVADTMWVAATLARRTFKAFNTLHPFALERAGRRPRSSGRIAVPVAGPEDPEKHVIMHLVDDLGFDPVDAGGLATSWRQQPGTPAYMGDLDRAGLKRALKLAVPQRRSPTAMRTWTDVDGLAARWQPSARLKAQLTDRRNESATLDETDRSSVDSLLRTVRGVLTRRWDLSALTALDNGARRRAAIKHELPGISDTALTGTLGRLVAQGLVVRRGSGTTTPAPEFELTALGRSLLDGPIRAVWTWSGEDAHT from the coding sequence ATGTCGGACGCGTCTGGCCGGCGTGGACAACCTCCGCGCGCACTCGGCAGTCCTCGCCCCCGCATCGGCGTGCTCGGGGCGGGGGCCGTAGGCGGCACCCTCGCACGCAAGCTGGCCCGCGCACGCTACCCGACCCGGATCGCCAACTCCGGAACCCCCTCGGCCCTCGCCGGCGAGTTCGCCGGCGAGCCCGGGGTCGTCGCGACCAGCGCCGAAGAGCTGGCCCACGAGGTCGACCTGATCTTTCTGGCCGTGCCCTACCGCGCGATCCCGGCATTGGCCCGCACCGTTTTCCGCGACCCCGACGGGCCTTCGGTAATCGACGCGGGGAACTACCGCCCGGAACGCGACGGCCCGCTGGCCGGACTCGACGCCGACGTCGCCGACACCATGTGGGTCGCGGCCACCCTGGCCAGACGCACCTTCAAGGCCTTCAATACTCTCCATCCCTTCGCCCTGGAACGCGCCGGGCGTCGCCCACGCAGCAGCGGGCGCATCGCGGTACCCGTGGCGGGGCCCGAAGACCCGGAGAAGCACGTCATCATGCACCTGGTCGACGATCTCGGATTCGATCCCGTGGATGCGGGCGGATTGGCGACATCCTGGCGGCAGCAACCCGGAACACCCGCCTATATGGGCGATCTCGACCGGGCCGGGCTCAAGCGAGCACTGAAACTGGCCGTACCGCAGCGGCGCTCCCCGACGGCAATGCGCACCTGGACCGATGTCGACGGCCTCGCCGCCCGATGGCAACCCTCGGCACGTTTGAAAGCCCAACTCACGGACCGAAGGAACGAATCGGCGACCCTCGACGAAACAGACCGGAGTAGCGTCGATTCCCTGCTCCGCACCGTGCGAGGCGTGCTCACCCGCCGATGGGACCTTTCCGCTCTGACGGCGCTCGACAATGGCGCGCGCCGCCGGGCCGCGATCAAGCACGAGTTGCCCGGCATCAGCGACACGGCGCTCACCGGCACCCTGGGCCGCCTCGTGGCACAGGGACTGGTCGTCCGTCGCGGCAGCGGAACCACAACGCCCGCACCCGAATTCGAACTCACCGCGCTGGGCCGCAGCCTGCTCGACGGACCGATTCGCGCGGTGTGGACATGGTCGGGCGAAGACGCTCACACCTGA
- a CDS encoding FG-GAP repeat domain-containing protein yields MKRSVGLAAAGIVTVAAGWMQPPPATADPQPSVVPTFAAPQIIPSFDVAGPGPAAVNMVAADFNNDGAPDLVEARDWGVDIGLNLFLNDGTGQFQWPRLILGAPSAQAVAAGDLNHDGNQDIVATGEFNIFVFFGNGDGTFRGPDLYPLLLAGQLQAVLADVDNDGDLDVASAGILSMRTLLNDGLGHFTGGPISPMPSTVIGTTTLADLDGDANQDFYVLDSALGTVIALRGDGHGRFTVSGTVLLSGLIPEDVQAIKLDDDPYDDVLSLGSFSFSLTSALADGKGGFSTGLLPSSNRYLGVGPVAGAVGDLNNDGREDFVASRVLEVLSPMRIYLGNGTDQPTQVLELPGPPLAQTPVLADFNRDGRLDIAVPRVGVMTVYLNTTPH; encoded by the coding sequence ATGAAACGTTCGGTTGGGCTCGCGGCAGCGGGCATCGTGACAGTGGCTGCCGGATGGATGCAGCCCCCACCCGCGACCGCCGACCCGCAGCCGTCGGTCGTGCCGACTTTCGCTGCCCCGCAGATCATTCCGTCCTTCGACGTGGCGGGCCCGGGGCCCGCGGCGGTCAATATGGTCGCGGCCGACTTCAACAACGACGGCGCACCCGATCTGGTGGAAGCCCGCGACTGGGGCGTCGACATCGGCTTGAACCTGTTCCTCAACGACGGGACCGGCCAATTCCAGTGGCCGCGACTGATTCTCGGCGCGCCGAGCGCCCAGGCGGTCGCCGCCGGTGATCTCAACCATGACGGCAATCAGGACATCGTCGCGACCGGCGAGTTCAACATCTTCGTGTTCTTCGGCAACGGCGACGGCACCTTCCGCGGACCGGACCTCTACCCGCTGCTGCTTGCCGGGCAGTTGCAGGCGGTACTGGCCGACGTCGACAATGACGGCGATCTCGACGTCGCCTCGGCGGGCATCCTGTCCATGCGGACCCTGCTCAACGACGGCCTCGGCCATTTCACCGGCGGCCCGATCAGCCCGATGCCCTCGACCGTCATCGGCACGACCACCCTGGCCGATCTGGACGGCGACGCGAACCAGGATTTCTATGTGCTCGACTCGGCCCTGGGCACGGTCATCGCACTGCGCGGCGACGGGCACGGGCGGTTCACCGTATCGGGCACCGTGCTGCTCAGCGGATTGATCCCCGAGGACGTCCAGGCCATCAAACTCGACGACGATCCGTATGACGACGTGCTGTCGCTGGGCTCGTTCAGCTTCTCGCTCACCAGCGCTCTCGCCGACGGCAAGGGCGGATTCAGCACCGGCCTGCTGCCCTCGAGCAACCGCTACCTCGGTGTCGGGCCGGTGGCCGGCGCCGTCGGCGATCTCAACAACGACGGCCGGGAGGACTTCGTCGCCAGCCGTGTCCTGGAAGTGCTCAGCCCCATGCGCATCTACCTCGGCAACGGCACCGACCAGCCCACCCAGGTCCTGGAACTCCCGGGACCCCCGCTCGCCCAGACCCCGGTGCTGGCCGACTTCAACCGCGACGGCCGGCTCGACATCGCCGTGCCCAGGGTCGGAGTCATGACGGTCTACCTGAACACGACTCCGCACTAG
- a CDS encoding TetR/AcrR family transcriptional regulator produces MGERAIRVSAADKASEPIDTIVDGVFFTQPGRLPRGPHRLDRDTVLAAQRERFLIAFTELVAAHGFAKLRVSDVTARSGTSKTAFYDCFDSLDQCAKTAYARFVEVLLQRMTEYLAGAHEPRDVTAPLLAYLQTLQQDPVVARAFQLELYNEGRFGREQRRIALRRFAELIRSEHLALVQRDPAHVAEHPLEVYLGLVYAVRQLASDALDTERTPDLVGLVPRLRAWIAAGLGISQ; encoded by the coding sequence GTGGGCGAGAGAGCGATTCGGGTGAGTGCCGCGGACAAGGCTTCCGAACCGATCGACACCATCGTCGACGGCGTGTTCTTCACTCAGCCCGGGCGTTTGCCGCGAGGACCGCACCGGCTCGACCGCGATACCGTGCTGGCCGCGCAGCGCGAGCGGTTCCTCATCGCGTTCACCGAGCTGGTCGCGGCCCATGGCTTCGCCAAGCTGCGGGTCAGCGACGTCACCGCTCGATCCGGCACCTCCAAGACCGCGTTCTACGATTGCTTCGACTCCCTCGACCAGTGCGCGAAGACCGCCTACGCCCGGTTCGTCGAGGTTCTCCTGCAGCGTATGACCGAATACCTGGCCGGTGCTCACGAGCCTCGCGACGTCACGGCGCCGCTGCTCGCCTATCTGCAGACGTTGCAGCAGGATCCGGTGGTCGCTCGCGCGTTCCAGCTGGAGCTGTACAACGAGGGCCGCTTCGGGCGGGAACAGCGCCGGATCGCGTTGCGCCGCTTCGCCGAGTTGATCCGGTCCGAGCACCTGGCGCTGGTCCAGCGCGACCCGGCGCACGTTGCCGAGCACCCGCTGGAGGTGTACCTGGGGCTGGTCTATGCCGTGCGGCAGCTGGCCTCCGACGCCCTCGACACCGAGCGCACGCCCGATCTCGTCGGATTGGTGCCGCGACTGCGCGCCTGGATCGCCGCGGGGCTGGGCATCTCCCAATGA
- a CDS encoding MBL fold metallo-hydrolase: protein MNAPVTTQLSYDTYISDFTTVAGGPLPDGSPRVWSPLATTLISGTRDAVLVDPPFTLDQIQRIGDWIEKSGKRLTAIYITHGHGDHWFGAPTLADRFPGTAVYATEGTIGVMHEQTGATREQFWDKRFPGQLPDTPVIAQPVPTDGIELEGQRLHAIEVGHSDGDESTVLHVPSIGLVVAGDVAYNGVHQMLAEAADGGLESWLRAIDIVAALQPRAVVVGHKNRELPDTPAILDHTRRYLLDAQRLLTGEPSPIEFYETMLARYPDHLNPATVWLTAHQLIGARAAG, encoded by the coding sequence ATGAATGCCCCCGTCACCACCCAGCTCAGCTACGACACCTACATCTCCGACTTCACCACGGTCGCCGGTGGTCCACTACCGGACGGCTCCCCCAGAGTCTGGTCGCCACTGGCGACCACACTCATCAGCGGCACACGAGACGCCGTGCTGGTCGATCCACCCTTCACCCTCGACCAGATCCAGCGCATCGGCGATTGGATCGAAAAGTCCGGAAAACGATTGACCGCCATCTACATCACCCACGGGCACGGCGACCACTGGTTCGGCGCACCCACACTGGCGGACCGATTCCCAGGGACAGCGGTGTACGCGACCGAAGGCACCATCGGGGTCATGCACGAACAGACGGGTGCGACGCGTGAACAGTTCTGGGACAAGAGATTTCCGGGCCAGCTACCCGACACTCCCGTGATCGCCCAACCGGTGCCCACCGACGGCATCGAACTGGAAGGGCAGCGGCTGCACGCCATCGAGGTGGGACACAGCGACGGAGACGAGTCGACAGTGCTGCACGTGCCCTCCATCGGCCTGGTCGTCGCGGGCGACGTGGCCTATAACGGAGTCCACCAAATGCTCGCCGAAGCCGCGGACGGCGGTCTCGAATCCTGGCTGCGCGCAATCGATATCGTGGCGGCCCTGCAGCCGCGCGCCGTAGTGGTCGGCCACAAGAACAGAGAACTCCCCGACACCCCGGCAATCCTCGATCACACACGTCGATACCTGCTCGATGCCCAACGCCTGCTGACCGGCGAGCCCAGCCCCATCGAGTTCTACGAAACCATGCTCGCCCGCTATCCCGATCACCTCAACCCGGCGACCGTATGGTTGACGGCCCATCAGCTCATCGGCGCCAGAGCGGCGGGCTGA
- a CDS encoding winged helix-turn-helix transcriptional regulator, whose translation MTDTGGEPAVPGIDAYCPYYAAAMELLSRRWAGSVLRALITGSMRFRDLATAIPGITDRMLSQRLKDLEAAGLVDRIVHPRTPVQIEYRLTDKGLALGGVLLHLNQWALDWITLPDKPSRDPDRS comes from the coding sequence ATGACCGATACCGGCGGTGAACCCGCAGTGCCGGGGATCGATGCCTACTGTCCGTACTACGCGGCGGCCATGGAACTGCTGAGCCGCCGCTGGGCCGGCTCGGTACTGCGCGCGCTGATCACCGGCAGTATGCGGTTCCGTGATCTGGCCACCGCCATCCCCGGCATCACCGACCGGATGCTCTCGCAACGGCTCAAGGACCTGGAAGCCGCCGGACTCGTCGACCGCATCGTCCATCCCCGCACGCCGGTGCAGATCGAATACCGGCTCACCGACAAGGGGCTCGCACTCGGCGGTGTGCTGCTACACCTCAACCAGTGGGCTCTGGACTGGATCACGCTGCCGGACAAGCCATCCCGCGACCCTGATCGGTCCTGA
- a CDS encoding YdcF family protein — translation MFAIVVGGVLLGWFTLRMYREPRRFGNGVVLLIALIFLTLGVLDIDRESPLSLVVYLLIVTSPLLLLALAGLLMVNGVQMWRREGRRPANLLSFGLGLALLSPYALFIAAFALENAWVTALFGSIILVECYLGFVLVAFLLYAYVYLHWPYRIGMAAIVVHGSGLVGTRVPPLLAARLDRALQVYTAETAGGRTPMLVTSGGKGSDEALSEADAMADYLIAKGIPPAAILREDRSRSTRENLLYTRELLAQHREEGPIVLVTSNFHTLRTGMLARRLGLNATVVGSPTAFYYMPSAILREYAAVLVEHKWTNTLICLTLAALPPLAALAAHRS, via the coding sequence ATGTTTGCCATCGTGGTGGGTGGTGTACTGCTGGGCTGGTTCACGCTGCGGATGTACCGCGAGCCCAGGCGATTCGGCAACGGGGTCGTGCTGCTGATCGCCTTGATCTTCCTGACGCTCGGTGTGCTGGACATCGACCGCGAGAGTCCGCTGTCGTTGGTCGTGTATCTGCTGATCGTCACGTCACCGTTGTTGCTGCTGGCGCTGGCCGGATTGCTGATGGTCAACGGGGTGCAGATGTGGCGGCGCGAGGGCCGGCGGCCGGCCAACCTGCTGTCCTTCGGGCTCGGCCTGGCACTGCTGTCACCCTATGCACTGTTCATCGCGGCTTTCGCACTCGAAAATGCCTGGGTCACAGCCCTTTTCGGGTCGATCATACTGGTCGAGTGCTACCTGGGTTTCGTGCTGGTGGCGTTTCTGCTCTACGCCTATGTCTACCTGCACTGGCCGTACCGCATCGGAATGGCTGCCATCGTGGTGCACGGTTCCGGGTTGGTCGGCACCCGGGTGCCACCGCTGCTGGCGGCTCGGCTGGACCGCGCGCTGCAGGTGTACACCGCCGAGACAGCCGGGGGCCGCACTCCGATGCTGGTCACCAGTGGCGGCAAAGGGTCCGACGAGGCGCTGTCGGAGGCCGACGCCATGGCCGACTACCTCATCGCCAAGGGGATCCCACCCGCGGCAATTCTGCGTGAGGACCGCTCCCGCAGCACCCGCGAAAACCTGCTCTACACCCGCGAACTGCTGGCCCAGCATCGGGAAGAGGGCCCGATCGTCTTGGTCACCAGCAACTTCCACACCCTGCGCACCGGCATGCTGGCCCGCCGGCTGGGCCTGAACGCCACCGTCGTCGGCTCCCCCACCGCCTTCTACTACATGCCCAGCGCCATCCTGCGCGAGTACGCCGCCGTCCTGGTCGAACACAAATGGACCAACACCCTGATATGCCTGACACTCGCGGCCCTACCACCCCTCGCGGCACTCGCTGCCCACCGATCATGA
- a CDS encoding serine hydrolase domain-containing protein, giving the protein MVSQRSRIESHRRSAVSAVLATAAVGVPVFVGGAYAAASALGVAAPHVMARWLLTPPSRRAKVFPRRDIAASSHPRPFPVADAALPETVPWKGTDIPVEDFLRRTHTNCFVIIRDGNMVREWYRDGFGPATPHWAYSVSKSLVSLLAGLAIEHGTLHESDLLVDVLPQLRSDTDYDTVTIADLLDMVSGIDVPENDSPLKPLTGTAHMTITTDLDRFLREHRQLAHPPGSTGEYRSIDTQLLATAVATAEGASLSELLGAQIWEPVGAQDPASWSLDRDGGREKAFIGVNATARDLAKIGQCVLDDGMAGDTRVLPEAWIKRIRTPAPRPVEFSPGISAPYSAQWWHPEGGTGEDFSAVGVHGQYLYIHPPTRTVIVKLSDHGLAQHEEETVDAFRALCTPVWL; this is encoded by the coding sequence ATGGTTTCCCAGCGTTCCAGGATCGAATCACACAGGCGGAGTGCGGTTTCCGCCGTCCTGGCCACGGCGGCGGTGGGGGTTCCGGTGTTCGTGGGCGGGGCCTACGCCGCCGCGTCCGCCCTGGGCGTGGCAGCCCCGCACGTGATGGCCCGATGGCTGCTCACCCCGCCCTCACGACGGGCAAAAGTGTTCCCCCGCAGAGACATCGCCGCCTCCTCGCACCCGCGGCCGTTCCCGGTCGCCGATGCGGCGCTGCCCGAAACAGTGCCGTGGAAGGGGACCGACATACCGGTCGAGGACTTCCTGCGCCGCACGCACACCAACTGTTTCGTGATCATCCGCGACGGAAACATGGTGCGCGAGTGGTACCGCGACGGTTTCGGGCCCGCCACACCGCATTGGGCGTATTCGGTGTCGAAGTCGCTGGTGTCGCTGCTGGCCGGGCTCGCCATCGAGCACGGCACGCTGCACGAGAGCGATCTGCTGGTGGACGTGCTGCCCCAGCTGCGTTCGGACACCGACTATGACACGGTCACCATCGCCGACCTGCTCGACATGGTCTCCGGCATCGACGTGCCCGAGAACGACAGCCCGCTCAAACCCTTGACCGGCACCGCCCACATGACCATCACCACCGACCTGGACCGATTCCTGCGTGAGCACCGCCAACTGGCGCATCCGCCCGGCAGCACCGGCGAATACCGCAGCATCGACACCCAGTTGCTCGCGACCGCCGTCGCCACCGCCGAAGGCGCCTCGCTCTCGGAACTGCTGGGCGCACAGATCTGGGAACCGGTCGGGGCCCAGGATCCCGCTAGTTGGAGCCTCGATCGCGACGGCGGCCGGGAAAAGGCGTTCATCGGCGTCAACGCCACCGCCCGCGACCTGGCCAAGATCGGCCAATGCGTCCTCGACGACGGCATGGCCGGCGACACCCGGGTGCTGCCCGAGGCGTGGATCAAACGCATCCGCACCCCGGCACCGCGACCGGTGGAGTTCTCCCCCGGCATCTCGGCGCCCTATTCCGCACAGTGGTGGCATCCCGAGGGCGGCACCGGCGAGGACTTCTCCGCGGTCGGCGTGCACGGCCAATACCTCTACATTCACCCGCCCACCCGGACCGTCATCGTCAAGCTCAGCGACCACGGCCTGGCGCAGCACGAAGAGGAAACCGTCGACGCCTTCCGCGCCCTGTGCACGCCGGTGTGGCTCTGA
- the trpM gene encoding tryptophan biosynthesis modulator TrpM, whose translation MSIAVRLAPGCRPRGCRAPARRVHGRRVRWVIGSEPGQVNGMRWLCAPRIVRGN comes from the coding sequence GTGTCCATCGCTGTCCGTCTTGCTCCTGGTTGCCGCCCACGCGGCTGCCGCGCGCCTGCACGGCGGGTACACGGACGGCGGGTGCGATGGGTGATCGGCTCCGAGCCCGGTCAGGTCAATGGGATGCGATGGCTTTGCGCGCCGCGCATCGTGCGGGGTAACTGA
- the trpB gene encoding tryptophan synthase subunit beta, with protein MTSKYFIPAVDRQNPSAEGYFGDFGGKFIPEALVSAVEDVAEEYRKAIRDPEFEAELGRLLEHYAGRPTALTEASRFAEKAGGARIFLKREDLNHTGSHKINNVLGQALLTKRMGKPRVIAETGAGSHGVATATACALFGLECVVYMGEVDMERQALNVARMKMLGAQVVPVTSGSRTLKDAINETFRDWVANVDNTHYIFGTVAGPHPFPAMIRDFQRVIGVEARRQFLERTGRLPDAAVACVGGGSNAIGLFHAFLDDAQVRLIGCEAAGHGIETGQHAASLSAGEPGILHGSRSYVLQNEEGQIAEACSISAGLDYPGIGPEHAFLHDSGRAEYRPVTDDAAMQAFRLLSMTEGIIPAIESAHALAGALDLGRELGPDALILVNLSGRGDKDMDTAISYFGTDRETSVSEAHR; from the coding sequence ATGACCAGCAAGTACTTCATCCCTGCCGTGGACAGGCAGAACCCAAGCGCCGAAGGGTATTTCGGCGACTTCGGCGGGAAATTCATTCCCGAGGCGCTCGTGTCCGCCGTGGAGGATGTCGCCGAGGAATACCGCAAGGCCATCCGCGATCCGGAATTCGAGGCCGAGCTCGGGCGGCTGCTCGAGCATTACGCGGGGCGGCCCACGGCATTGACCGAGGCGTCCAGGTTCGCCGAAAAGGCAGGTGGTGCAAGGATTTTCCTCAAGCGGGAGGATCTGAACCACACCGGCTCGCACAAGATCAACAATGTGCTCGGTCAAGCGTTGCTGACCAAGCGGATGGGCAAGCCGCGGGTCATCGCGGAGACCGGAGCGGGCTCACACGGGGTGGCCACCGCCACGGCGTGCGCCCTGTTCGGGCTCGAATGTGTCGTCTACATGGGTGAAGTCGACATGGAGCGGCAAGCGCTCAATGTGGCCCGCATGAAAATGCTGGGGGCGCAGGTTGTTCCGGTCACCTCCGGGTCGCGCACCCTCAAGGACGCCATCAACGAGACGTTCCGCGACTGGGTGGCGAATGTGGACAACACGCACTACATCTTCGGGACGGTCGCGGGACCGCATCCGTTTCCCGCCATGATCCGTGATTTTCAGCGTGTTATCGGTGTCGAGGCCCGCCGGCAGTTCCTCGAGCGCACGGGGCGGCTGCCGGACGCGGCTGTCGCGTGTGTCGGCGGCGGATCGAATGCGATCGGGCTGTTCCACGCCTTCCTCGACGATGCGCAGGTGCGGCTCATCGGGTGCGAAGCCGCGGGACACGGGATCGAGACCGGACAGCACGCAGCGTCGCTGTCGGCCGGTGAGCCCGGCATTCTGCACGGCTCCCGGTCCTATGTTCTGCAGAACGAGGAGGGGCAGATCGCCGAGGCGTGCTCGATCTCGGCAGGACTGGACTATCCGGGGATCGGGCCCGAACACGCGTTCTTGCACGACAGCGGCCGGGCTGAGTACCGCCCGGTCACCGATGACGCTGCGATGCAGGCGTTTCGGCTGCTGTCGATGACCGAGGGCATCATTCCCGCGATCGAGAGCGCGCATGCCTTGGCCGGAGCGCTCGACCTCGGCCGGGAGCTCGGACCGGACGCCCTGATCCTGGTGAATCTGTCCGGCCGCGGCGACAAGGACATGGACACCGCGATCAGCTATTTCGGTACGGACCGGGAGACGAGCGTTTCGGAGGCACACCGGTGA
- the trpA gene encoding tryptophan synthase subunit alpha, which translates to MSGNIQLLNETLAASKRDGRPALIAYLPAGFPTVDAGIATMKAVLDAGADILEVGLPHSDPVLDGPVVQTAADIALRGGTRIAEVLRTVAEAHRATGKPVLVMTYWNPVSRYGIERFASELAEAGAAGCILPDLPVQESARWREQAALHDLATVFVVAPSTGNERLHEIAAASTGFVYASALMGVTGTGGSIGDAARSLVERTRAATDLPVCVGIGITTAARAAAVAGFADGVIVGSALVKAVLDAPDVPTALSAIRTLTSSLATAIRN; encoded by the coding sequence GTGAGCGGAAACATCCAGTTGCTGAACGAGACCCTGGCGGCGTCCAAGCGAGACGGCCGCCCGGCGCTCATCGCCTATCTGCCTGCCGGATTCCCCACCGTCGACGCGGGCATCGCCACCATGAAAGCGGTCCTCGACGCCGGCGCCGATATCCTCGAAGTGGGCCTGCCGCACAGCGATCCGGTCCTGGACGGCCCCGTTGTTCAGACCGCCGCCGACATCGCACTCCGCGGCGGTACCCGGATCGCGGAGGTGCTGCGCACGGTCGCCGAGGCGCACCGGGCCACCGGCAAACCCGTGCTGGTGATGACGTACTGGAACCCGGTCTCGCGCTACGGGATCGAACGATTCGCCTCCGAGCTCGCCGAGGCCGGCGCCGCCGGCTGCATCCTGCCCGATCTGCCCGTCCAGGAATCCGCCCGGTGGCGCGAACAAGCCGCCCTCCACGATCTGGCCACCGTGTTCGTGGTCGCACCGAGCACCGGCAACGAGCGACTCCACGAAATCGCCGCAGCCAGTACAGGATTCGTCTATGCCTCGGCCCTGATGGGCGTCACCGGCACCGGCGGATCGATCGGCGACGCCGCCCGGTCCCTGGTCGAACGCACCCGGGCGGCAACCGATCTACCGGTCTGCGTGGGCATCGGGATCACGACCGCGGCGCGGGCGGCGGCGGTCGCAGGTTTCGCCGACGGTGTCATCGTGGGCTCGGCTCTCGTGAAGGCCGTGCTCGATGCCCCCGATGTGCCGACTGCCCTCAGCGCCATCCGCACCCTGACGAGCTCGCTCGCAACCGCGATCCGGAACTGA
- a CDS encoding helix-turn-helix domain-containing protein has product MAGSTLSSRALGRLLAQYRKRAGLTVYAAAQIVETSIQTMGRVEDGVKSKVPQLWINALSDAYRVTSDERRVMIGLAQELASAQKNWWRPYSDGLKLGFDYYIGLEEAARKLLVWKVAVVPGLLQTPEYRRAVEWIETPALPAEQVERRVEVALLRQERLKDSNFEVDVVLSEMVLRDQLGGRGVMASQLRKLADLAEQPNVSIRVVPFDAPAHLGSLVGSFVLLEFPRLPATGLQEPPVVYVEEYAGDLYMEREHEVVRYRDAFCEISRVALHPEPSRQLLLSAAEEYDQ; this is encoded by the coding sequence TTGGCTGGATCGACTCTTTCGAGCAGGGCTCTCGGGCGACTGCTGGCTCAGTACCGCAAGCGCGCAGGACTGACGGTGTATGCCGCCGCTCAGATCGTGGAGACCTCGATACAGACAATGGGCCGGGTGGAGGATGGGGTGAAATCCAAAGTGCCCCAACTGTGGATCAACGCCCTCTCGGACGCCTATCGGGTGACCAGCGACGAGCGGCGCGTCATGATCGGTCTCGCGCAGGAGCTTGCGTCGGCCCAGAAGAATTGGTGGCGTCCGTATTCCGATGGGTTGAAGTTGGGGTTCGACTACTACATCGGGTTGGAGGAAGCCGCGCGCAAACTTCTCGTGTGGAAGGTGGCAGTCGTGCCGGGGCTGCTCCAAACTCCCGAGTATCGCCGCGCAGTCGAATGGATCGAGACGCCAGCCTTGCCTGCCGAACAGGTCGAGCGGCGCGTGGAGGTCGCCCTGCTTCGGCAGGAACGGCTGAAGGACAGCAACTTCGAAGTCGACGTGGTGCTGTCGGAGATGGTTCTCCGAGACCAGCTCGGCGGCCGCGGCGTGATGGCCAGTCAGCTCCGCAAACTCGCCGATCTCGCTGAGCAGCCCAACGTTTCGATTCGAGTCGTGCCTTTCGACGCACCGGCGCATCTCGGCAGCCTGGTCGGATCCTTTGTCCTGCTGGAGTTTCCCCGGCTTCCGGCGACCGGATTGCAGGAGCCGCCGGTGGTGTACGTGGAGGAGTACGCGGGTGATCTCTACATGGAGCGCGAACACGAAGTGGTGCGCTATCGAGATGCGTTCTGCGAGATCAGCCGGGTAGCGTTGCATCCCGAACCGAGCAGGCAACTCCTGCTGTCGGCAGCCGAGGAGTATGACCAGTGA
- a CDS encoding DUF397 domain-containing protein yields the protein MNIDLTGARWFKSSRSHGGGECVEAAHLSGGHVGVRDSKLGSSGPVLVFDGEVWDHFTEALRLGKFDRKG from the coding sequence GTGAACATCGACCTGACCGGAGCCCGGTGGTTCAAGAGCAGCCGTAGCCACGGCGGGGGTGAGTGCGTGGAAGCGGCGCATCTGAGTGGGGGACATGTCGGCGTGCGCGACTCGAAGCTCGGAAGCTCCGGTCCTGTATTGGTTTTCGATGGCGAGGTGTGGGATCACTTCACCGAGGCGTTGAGGCTTGGGAAGTTCGACCGGAAGGGCTAG
- a CDS encoding DUF6326 family protein, translated as MRTSQPATTLEDQPIPVRAKLAAAWTSFMFLYAYVDILNFFTPGVVEDILAGKVFEFALSQTFSTTALTLMAVPVFMIVLSMTLPARVNRIANLIAASLYVPVTVFNIAGASWLFFYGLGIVLELVLLALILRCAWTWPRTAPSATVATGPDRETVRAQRPPRF; from the coding sequence ATGAGAACATCTCAACCCGCCACCACACTGGAAGACCAGCCGATCCCCGTGCGAGCCAAGCTCGCCGCGGCATGGACGAGCTTCATGTTCCTGTATGCCTATGTCGACATTCTCAACTTCTTCACCCCCGGCGTCGTCGAAGACATCCTCGCCGGCAAGGTCTTCGAATTCGCTCTCTCCCAGACCTTTTCGACCACGGCACTGACCCTCATGGCCGTCCCGGTCTTCATGATCGTGCTGTCGATGACGCTGCCCGCCAGGGTGAACCGCATCGCGAACCTGATCGCGGCTTCGCTCTACGTCCCCGTCACGGTATTCAATATCGCGGGTGCGTCCTGGCTGTTCTTCTACGGCCTCGGCATCGTGCTGGAATTGGTCCTGCTCGCCCTCATCCTGCGGTGCGCCTGGACCTGGCCCCGCACCGCACCTTCGGCGACCGTGGCGACCGGCCCGGACCGTGAAACCGTTCGCGCGCAACGGCCCCCACGGTTCTGA